A genomic segment from Leptolyngbya boryana PCC 6306 encodes:
- a CDS encoding tetratricopeptide repeat protein — MEAETALAWVDQLLARKTGKRLSVLQRDILSKVLRGQKYLEIAAHSGYTEGHIKDVSAHLWKLLSGLLGERITKSTCRAVLAQYSQPLFEVSATFLPAPSPIDDRRSSNLLGREGAIADLDRLIQQGCKVIVIQGEGGLGKTTLAQHYLQTQGFEQVLELLIAKESQNMTSAERIVEEWLKQDFQQEAGSEYGISLGRLKRQLHQRRIGILIDNLEPALDSEGRLIPPHRAYVELLRVLTDAGVQAVTLITSRDRLCEPDLAVEHYRLPRLDLTAWQTFFSRSMSIDAVTLEQMHRAYGGNAKAMGILCGAIREDFDRDMAAYWQEHRQDLLATRDLKNLVISQINRLQALDPVAYQLLCRLGCYRYQEIPAIPSEGMLCLLWDVPPDQQRQVLTSLRNRSLVECEHGKYWLHPAIQAEAIARLRKSSDWEIAHRKAAEFWTTQVLTIETVQDALQALQAHYHYIEIQDFEAAAGVILKSRTNQWRQFLPLGSTLYRMGLLQPVLSAIVQVIPNLENPAKLSELHNILGDLYWITGRIQDAIACQEKTIALIGTAEQKRSAAPSSQHTAYYFQMLKVDAQLSIGLYQMDLWELEMAAQSFQQVIDLAQNTAHHPWAEKAAVCLALTYSYLERFEAAYHLAEAAYQSIVTEKLVEQSGRFAYFIQMLGQTYTNLGEFERAKAMYDRALEFAEESHYTQVKAKTLSGLAELCRCQNALDASLMYHTQAIALLETIGAMCDLANAYFQLGLTYQASGRSQLCQNSLEQALRLFGQMQATRQVEKVRSQTRFDDR, encoded by the coding sequence ATGGAAGCTGAAACTGCACTGGCGTGGGTGGATCAGCTACTCGCTCGAAAAACTGGGAAACGTCTTAGCGTCTTACAAAGAGACATTCTGAGCAAGGTGCTACGCGGGCAAAAATATTTGGAGATTGCAGCGCACTCGGGTTACACAGAGGGACACATTAAAGATGTGAGTGCCCATCTCTGGAAATTGCTGTCTGGGCTATTGGGTGAGCGAATTACTAAAAGTACCTGTCGAGCAGTGCTAGCGCAGTATTCGCAGCCATTATTTGAGGTTTCAGCAACATTTCTACCTGCACCGTCTCCGATCGACGATCGCAGATCAAGCAATCTTCTAGGGCGTGAAGGTGCGATCGCAGATCTCGATCGTCTGATTCAGCAAGGCTGCAAAGTCATTGTCATTCAAGGTGAAGGCGGTCTAGGCAAAACAACGCTAGCACAGCACTATCTCCAGACTCAGGGGTTTGAACAAGTGCTGGAATTGTTAATCGCTAAAGAAAGTCAGAACATGACTTCGGCTGAACGAATTGTCGAAGAGTGGTTAAAACAAGACTTTCAACAAGAAGCCGGATCGGAATACGGAATTTCGCTCGGACGCTTAAAGCGCCAACTGCACCAACGGCGCATCGGAATCTTGATTGACAATCTCGAACCTGCGCTCGATTCAGAAGGGCGACTGATTCCACCACATCGAGCTTATGTCGAATTGCTACGAGTTCTAACCGATGCCGGAGTGCAAGCAGTTACTCTGATCACGAGTCGCGATCGTTTGTGTGAGCCTGATTTAGCAGTCGAACACTATCGTCTCCCTCGACTCGACCTCACCGCATGGCAAACTTTTTTCAGCCGCTCCATGTCGATCGATGCTGTGACCCTTGAGCAGATGCACCGAGCTTATGGCGGGAATGCCAAAGCAATGGGGATTTTATGTGGTGCAATTCGTGAAGACTTCGATCGAGACATGGCAGCCTACTGGCAGGAACATCGGCAGGACTTACTCGCAACACGAGATCTCAAAAATCTTGTGATTAGTCAGATCAATCGTCTGCAAGCTCTCGATCCGGTTGCTTATCAGTTGCTCTGTCGATTGGGATGCTATCGATACCAAGAAATCCCAGCCATTCCCTCCGAAGGAATGCTTTGTTTGCTCTGGGATGTGCCCCCGGATCAACAACGACAGGTACTCACCTCACTGCGAAATCGATCGCTAGTCGAGTGCGAACATGGCAAATACTGGCTGCATCCTGCCATTCAAGCCGAAGCCATCGCTCGACTGCGAAAAAGTTCAGATTGGGAAATCGCCCACCGCAAAGCCGCAGAATTTTGGACGACTCAGGTTTTGACGATCGAGACTGTTCAAGACGCGCTACAAGCCCTGCAAGCCCACTACCACTACATTGAGATCCAGGACTTTGAAGCGGCAGCGGGTGTGATTCTCAAAAGCCGCACCAATCAATGGCGGCAATTTTTACCCCTCGGCAGTACGCTTTACCGAATGGGATTGTTACAACCTGTTCTAAGCGCGATCGTGCAAGTGATTCCGAATCTTGAAAATCCTGCCAAACTCAGCGAACTTCACAATATTCTGGGAGATTTGTACTGGATTACGGGTCGCATTCAAGACGCGATCGCTTGTCAGGAAAAAACAATCGCTCTAATTGGTACTGCTGAGCAAAAACGTTCTGCTGCCCCATCCAGTCAGCACACCGCTTACTACTTCCAAATGCTAAAAGTTGATGCTCAGCTCAGCATTGGACTGTATCAAATGGATCTTTGGGAATTAGAAATGGCGGCTCAATCCTTCCAGCAAGTGATTGATCTGGCGCAGAACACCGCTCATCATCCCTGGGCAGAAAAAGCAGCCGTCTGTTTAGCCCTGACCTATTCCTATTTGGAACGATTTGAGGCGGCTTATCACTTAGCAGAAGCAGCTTATCAATCGATCGTCACTGAGAAATTAGTCGAACAAAGCGGACGATTCGCTTATTTCATTCAAATGTTAGGGCAAACCTATACGAATCTAGGAGAATTTGAGCGAGCCAAGGCAATGTACGATCGCGCCCTAGAATTTGCAGAGGAAAGTCATTACACCCAAGTCAAAGCAAAGACGCTGAGTGGACTTGCAGAACTTTGTCGCTGCCAAAATGCTTTAGATGCTTCACTGATGTACCACACGCAGGCAATTGCCCTACTTGAAACGATTGGAGCAATGTGTGATTTAGCAAACGCCTATTTCCAACTCGGATTAACTTATCAAGCAAGTGGTCGATCGCAACTATGCCAGAACTCTTTAGAACAGGCATTACGGCTGTTTGGACAAATGCAAGCAACGAGGCAAGTTGAAAAGGTTCGATCGCAAACTCGATTTGACGATCGCTAA
- a CDS encoding ferritin-like domain-containing protein produces the protein MTIDSPLLHHTPSSSDLQPHLRELLNHYFSIAHLNDRLQDLPHQFHQPQPRPWNSIDWQAISVNQIVGIDPEVFLSILRGAINTEAPIRDYTQTSRQYLEPIDARMARFVGGVVSADGKLLEPGLWEKEERQHTPALLKVYTQLTSEKPIVQPHTVRAYQSVSDPAIALYRHGLHRVATEYGAACLYLWLMAQTTGALHAVLHELLLDEINHMAKFWGFGVWAYPNSSLPRVGWSLLQTTKGRMTYQRDRSSLVGTLDRMTQVLAWQTWSAKNRWTFALTCLQALHLLGRWNRTLTPTFLQDVLGESPCY, from the coding sequence ATGACAATTGATTCTCCACTGCTGCATCACACTCCATCAAGTTCTGATCTTCAGCCGCATTTACGGGAACTGCTCAATCATTATTTTTCGATCGCCCACTTAAACGATCGGCTTCAGGACTTACCCCATCAGTTTCATCAGCCCCAACCTCGCCCTTGGAATTCGATCGATTGGCAGGCGATCTCTGTTAATCAAATTGTTGGCATCGATCCTGAGGTATTCCTGTCAATTTTGAGGGGTGCAATTAACACAGAAGCGCCGATTCGAGATTACACCCAAACCAGTCGCCAGTATTTAGAACCGATCGATGCTCGGATGGCTCGCTTTGTGGGCGGAGTTGTGTCGGCAGACGGGAAATTGCTCGAACCAGGTCTTTGGGAAAAAGAAGAGCGGCAGCACACGCCTGCATTGCTGAAAGTTTATACGCAACTTACGTCTGAAAAACCGATTGTCCAGCCTCACACGGTTCGAGCTTATCAATCGGTGAGTGATCCCGCGATCGCGCTTTACCGTCACGGATTGCATCGAGTGGCAACAGAGTATGGGGCAGCGTGTCTTTACCTTTGGTTGATGGCACAGACGACCGGAGCTTTACACGCTGTACTGCATGAACTGCTACTCGACGAAATCAACCATATGGCAAAGTTTTGGGGCTTTGGTGTTTGGGCATATCCTAACTCATCGTTACCGCGAGTGGGATGGAGTTTACTTCAAACCACAAAAGGACGAATGACGTATCAACGCGATCGCAGTAGTTTAGTCGGTACGCTCGATCGCATGACTCAGGTACTAGCCTGGCAAACTTGGTCTGCGAAAAATCGATGGACGTTTGCATTGACCTGCCTCCAAGCGCTCCATCTCTTGGGTCGTTGGAATCGAACGCTCACGCCCACATTCTTGCAAGATGTACTGGGTGAAAGCCCGTGTTACTAG
- a CDS encoding isoprenyl transferase, translating into MSSQDFSSLPKNLDPTRLPSHIAIIMDGNGRWATRRGLPRFAGHRKGANALKELLRCCKDWGIPTLTAYAFSTENWNRPRSEVQFLMNLFEQLLCHELAEMQREGVKITFIGDVSSLSASLRQEMQRTVQETACNSAVHLNVAINYGSRHELVTACRQLAQQVQQGTLDASDIDASRLEEQLYTAGMPDPDLLIRTSGEMRLSNYLLWQMAYTELYFTDVLFPDFDRSMLHDALVQYQNRDRRFGKIALTVPQTLVNAVSN; encoded by the coding sequence ATGAGTAGTCAAGACTTTTCAAGCTTACCTAAGAATTTAGATCCAACACGACTGCCTTCCCATATTGCAATCATTATGGATGGTAATGGGCGTTGGGCAACGCGACGGGGGTTGCCTCGCTTCGCTGGACACCGTAAGGGAGCGAATGCTCTAAAAGAACTACTACGCTGCTGCAAAGATTGGGGAATTCCCACTCTGACTGCTTATGCGTTTTCTACCGAAAACTGGAACCGTCCCCGCTCAGAAGTTCAGTTCCTCATGAATTTGTTTGAACAACTCCTCTGTCATGAACTGGCAGAAATGCAGCGCGAAGGAGTCAAAATTACCTTTATTGGGGATGTCTCCAGTCTTTCTGCCTCGCTCCGCCAGGAGATGCAACGGACTGTACAGGAAACGGCTTGTAATTCTGCGGTTCATCTCAATGTTGCAATCAATTATGGAAGTCGTCACGAACTGGTGACTGCCTGTCGTCAGCTTGCTCAACAGGTGCAGCAGGGAACGTTAGATGCTTCAGATATTGATGCTTCTCGACTAGAGGAACAGCTTTACACGGCAGGAATGCCTGATCCAGATTTACTGATTCGTACGAGCGGCGAAATGCGGCTTAGTAACTATCTGCTCTGGCAAATGGCTTACACGGAACTGTATTTTACTGATGTGCTGTTTCCCGACTTCGATCGATCAATGCTGCATGATGCTTTAGTACAGTATCAAAACCGCGATCGTCGATTTGGAAAGATTGCCTTGACTGTGCCGCAAACCCTGGTGAATGCGGTATCAAACTGA
- a CDS encoding MFS transporter, whose translation MDHQPQNVHDISRVPNIYNCSTSLLNAIYFLTMTIVFYTGISLVGVPYDGSLAELATTAAERVRLSMWKNIFGIIGVLAGAVIASVVYGRWGAVAMGAVIGVIGLVTAGLTVQVLPEHPKHNATVTMSFGQSLRAMFQNRPFLILCSSTILVQTAYAMLLSNLPYFVTLILREPEAAVGRYQAIVVIAMLIAAPIWNRLSRIYRDRALLQVSLLGFALTSALLTGVGWFINVSSTLQAAIVFGILGPFLGGYFVLIYAMMGDVVEQDAKVTGQRREAFHYSIFSFSIGMGLSFSTLIIPLIFSQYGYSLEHPTGVRIVFLVAAVLVMLSVVTLRGYRLTEADTKR comes from the coding sequence ATCGACCACCAGCCCCAAAATGTTCACGACATTTCTAGGGTTCCCAATATCTACAACTGTAGTACTAGTCTGCTGAATGCGATCTACTTTCTTACGATGACGATCGTCTTTTATACAGGGATTAGTCTAGTTGGTGTTCCGTACGATGGCAGCTTGGCTGAACTCGCAACAACGGCAGCGGAGCGGGTTCGTCTCAGTATGTGGAAGAACATTTTTGGGATTATTGGTGTGCTAGCGGGTGCAGTGATCGCAAGTGTGGTTTATGGTCGCTGGGGTGCAGTGGCAATGGGGGCGGTCATTGGAGTGATCGGGCTAGTGACGGCGGGACTCACGGTGCAGGTACTCCCAGAGCATCCAAAACACAATGCCACCGTGACGATGAGCTTTGGGCAAAGTCTTCGCGCAATGTTCCAAAATCGACCCTTTCTGATTCTCTGTAGCTCGACGATTCTAGTACAGACTGCGTATGCAATGTTGCTGTCGAATCTACCTTACTTTGTCACTCTGATTCTGCGGGAGCCAGAGGCAGCAGTAGGACGATATCAAGCGATCGTGGTCATTGCGATGCTGATTGCTGCGCCGATTTGGAATCGGTTGAGCCGAATTTACCGCGATCGCGCATTGCTGCAAGTCTCTCTGCTAGGGTTCGCACTCACCAGCGCATTACTGACCGGAGTAGGATGGTTTATCAATGTTTCCAGTACGCTCCAAGCTGCGATCGTCTTTGGTATTCTTGGACCTTTTTTGGGCGGATATTTTGTCTTAATTTACGCCATGATGGGAGATGTTGTAGAGCAGGATGCTAAGGTGACAGGACAGCGACGAGAAGCTTTTCATTACAGTATTTTCTCTTTCTCGATCGGGATGGGACTCTCGTTCTCAACTCTGATCATACCGCTCATTTTTTCTCAATATGGTTATTCTCTGGAGCATCCAACAGGGGTTCGGATTGTATTTCTGGTTGCTGCGGTGCTTGTGATGTTGAGTGTTGTGACCTTACGGGGCTACAGGTTGACAGAGGCTGATACGAAAAGGTGA
- a CDS encoding IS701 family transposase: MRTEVQTWLREFDALIARVGYQFGRVEARQRMQEYVQGLLSPIERKNGWQLSEQCGDETPYGIQHLLNRSKWSADELRDDVRSYVVEQMGDREAVLVIDETGFLKKGKHSVGVQRQYSGTAGRVENCQIGVFLVYATRQGHTFLDRELYLPKSWTDDAARCRAAHIPVERKFATKPKLARMMLERTFEAQVPVGWVTGDSVYGSDYHLRDLLEQHQVRYVLEVACDHSVSFKWEKQRIDQVIAELDSSDWSRLSAGSGAKGQRWFDWTAIAIPHPERPNWQRWVVARRSVDQPNEVAYFLAFVPTETPLEAVVKIAGTRWTIEMCFQTAKGEVGFDQYEVRTWQGWYRHITLSCLAHAFLTIVRSHASELEKGGHLSRQFSAFKRKRGL; encoded by the coding sequence ATGAGGACTGAGGTGCAGACATGGCTGCGTGAATTCGATGCACTGATTGCGCGAGTCGGGTATCAGTTCGGACGAGTCGAAGCCAGACAACGGATGCAGGAGTACGTTCAAGGGTTGCTGAGTCCAATTGAGCGCAAGAACGGTTGGCAGTTGTCAGAGCAATGTGGCGATGAGACACCTTATGGCATCCAACATCTGTTGAATCGGTCAAAATGGAGTGCAGATGAGTTGCGGGATGATGTTCGCAGCTATGTGGTGGAACAGATGGGAGATCGTGAAGCTGTGCTTGTGATTGATGAAACCGGATTTCTCAAAAAAGGCAAGCATTCCGTTGGGGTACAGCGGCAGTACTCTGGAACCGCAGGACGAGTCGAGAACTGTCAGATTGGCGTGTTCCTAGTCTATGCAACTCGTCAAGGACATACATTTCTTGACCGAGAATTGTACTTGCCGAAAAGTTGGACAGACGACGCGGCACGTTGTCGAGCGGCGCATATCCCCGTGGAGCGCAAGTTTGCTACCAAGCCAAAACTGGCACGTATGATGCTGGAGCGAACGTTTGAAGCACAAGTGCCCGTGGGCTGGGTGACAGGGGATAGTGTGTATGGCAGTGACTACCACTTGCGCGATTTGTTGGAACAACATCAGGTGCGCTATGTGCTGGAGGTCGCGTGTGATCACTCGGTCAGTTTCAAGTGGGAAAAACAGCGGATTGACCAAGTTATTGCTGAACTTGACTCCAGTGATTGGTCACGCCTGAGTGCAGGCAGCGGTGCAAAAGGACAACGCTGGTTCGATTGGACAGCGATTGCTATCCCGCATCCTGAGCGACCAAACTGGCAGCGTTGGGTGGTGGCACGCCGTTCTGTTGACCAACCCAATGAAGTTGCCTACTTCTTAGCATTTGTTCCGACGGAAACTCCCCTCGAAGCCGTCGTCAAGATCGCAGGCACGCGCTGGACAATCGAAATGTGCTTTCAAACTGCCAAAGGGGAAGTCGGCTTCGACCAGTATGAGGTCAGAACTTGGCAAGGCTGGTATCGTCATATCACCTTATCTTGCCTCGCTCATGCGTTTTTGACGATAGTCCGCTCACATGCATCTGAATTAGAAAAAGGGGGGCATCTATCGCGTCAGTTCTCCGCATTCAAGCGCAAGCGTGGTCTGTAA
- a CDS encoding MFS transporter, producing MPSTLTLRQTLLYSCTSIGINLINTSVSTWLLYYYAPPDTAGVQYLSVAVVGTLLAIGRVWNAIIDPWIGHWSDVTRSRWGRRKPFLMVGSVITLFSLLLLWMPPTAQPSTTVVDLS from the coding sequence ATGCCCTCTACTCTAACGCTGCGGCAAACTCTCCTCTATAGTTGCACTTCGATCGGCATCAATTTGATCAATACCTCTGTTTCTACCTGGCTACTCTATTACTACGCGCCACCTGATACCGCAGGGGTGCAATATCTCTCAGTTGCAGTCGTCGGCACGTTGCTTGCGATCGGTCGAGTTTGGAATGCCATCATTGACCCTTGGATTGGACATTGGAGCGATGTCACCCGCAGTCGTTGGGGGCGACGTAAACCCTTTTTGATGGTTGGTAGCGTCATCACACTATTCTCGCTGCTGTTGCTTTGGATGCCTCCGACTGCACAGCCTAGTACTACAGTTGTAGATCTATCGTGA
- a CDS encoding DUF4336 domain-containing protein, which translates to MMPGRGAKSKKLLHHSPPDQRDWSWFFWFTLPLYPYSKRRTICREIVENTIWSFEQLHGILYTVTPIRMTVVRLEAGGLLVYAPVAPTPECLRLVKALVAEHGDVKYILLPTASGLEHKVFVGPFARCFPTAQVFVAPHQWSFPVNLPLSWLGFPKDRTQILPQDSKLAPFADEFDYAVLDIDLGRGSFVEVAVLHKASRSLLLTDTLLSISEDPPTIAQLDPYPLLFHAREDAAEPIEDTEANRCKGWQRIALFAVYFRPATLEPIGLKQAVRGALKAPNHTRKVYFGLFPWRWQADWQRSFQALRANGRPFVAPILQTLILPQAPQQVIEWANQIATWEFCQIIPCHFDAPIAATPSQFRQAFAFLEPSEINLVTLPETDVAFIKSIETKLLELGIATLPPENDISY; encoded by the coding sequence ATGATGCCCGGTCGGGGAGCCAAATCAAAAAAACTACTCCACCATTCACCACCGGATCAGCGCGACTGGTCTTGGTTCTTCTGGTTCACCTTGCCACTTTATCCCTACAGCAAACGCCGAACCATTTGTCGGGAAATTGTGGAGAACACAATCTGGAGCTTTGAACAACTTCATGGCATTCTCTACACGGTGACTCCGATTCGGATGACGGTCGTGCGTCTCGAAGCTGGAGGGTTACTCGTTTATGCGCCTGTTGCTCCCACGCCCGAATGTTTGCGTTTGGTCAAAGCCTTGGTCGCAGAGCACGGTGATGTGAAGTATATTCTGCTGCCGACCGCTTCAGGGCTAGAGCATAAAGTGTTTGTCGGCCCGTTTGCGCGGTGTTTTCCAACGGCTCAAGTGTTCGTTGCGCCGCACCAGTGGAGCTTTCCGGTAAATCTTCCCCTCAGTTGGCTAGGCTTTCCCAAGGATCGCACCCAGATTCTGCCGCAAGATAGCAAGCTTGCTCCGTTTGCTGACGAATTTGATTATGCAGTCCTCGATATTGATCTCGGTCGGGGATCGTTTGTAGAAGTAGCAGTACTGCACAAAGCATCACGATCGCTGTTGCTGACCGATACCCTTCTTTCAATCTCCGAAGACCCACCTACGATCGCGCAACTCGATCCCTATCCCTTACTCTTTCATGCCAGAGAAGATGCGGCGGAACCCATCGAAGATACTGAAGCGAATCGGTGCAAAGGATGGCAGCGCATTGCTTTATTTGCCGTGTATTTCCGTCCCGCAACACTCGAACCGATTGGACTCAAGCAGGCAGTTCGCGGGGCACTGAAAGCACCGAATCACACAAGAAAAGTCTATTTTGGGTTATTTCCCTGGCGATGGCAAGCCGATTGGCAGCGATCGTTTCAGGCACTCCGCGCCAACGGACGACCCTTTGTAGCTCCCATCTTACAGACGCTAATTTTGCCGCAAGCCCCGCAGCAGGTGATTGAGTGGGCAAATCAAATTGCTACTTGGGAGTTTTGCCAGATTATTCCTTGCCATTTTGATGCACCCATTGCAGCAACACCCTCTCAGTTCCGGCAAGCCTTCGCCTTTTTAGAGCCATCTGAAATCAATCTCGTGACGTTGCCTGAAACCGATGTTGCCTTCATTAAAAGCATTGAAACGAAGCTACTAGAGCTAGGAATTGCCACCCTGCCGCCAGAAAACGATATATCCTATTGA
- a CDS encoding fibronectin type III domain-containing protein has translation MKMLKAGALLTLLMGLGLSSSQTVMASNPRLCPVDQPCFTESYQSGNQVIFRFDGISGWDFYNVRYRVKGGGEKQVVNRSGRFTFKNVRPNRIYTISVQGCNSRFLARSTCSPWVQESVETR, from the coding sequence ATGAAAATGTTGAAAGCTGGTGCTCTGTTGACACTGCTGATGGGTTTAGGTTTATCGTCGAGCCAAACTGTCATGGCTAGTAACCCTCGGCTTTGCCCGGTTGATCAACCCTGTTTCACAGAAAGTTATCAGTCAGGGAATCAGGTAATTTTCCGATTTGACGGAATTTCGGGGTGGGACTTTTACAATGTTCGCTACCGCGTGAAGGGAGGCGGTGAGAAACAAGTCGTTAACCGTTCTGGACGCTTCACGTTTAAGAATGTTCGACCCAACCGAATCTATACGATCAGTGTCCAAGGCTGTAATTCACGCTTTTTAGCTCGCTCGACCTGCTCACCTTGGGTTCAGGAATCCGTTGAGACGAGATGA
- a CDS encoding DUF6006 family protein translates to MKSLHQLFQKRTLGVALLPFTVLLTVGTAHASQVVSEWYFGKWNCRIDGRPAQMQWKVVDAPNTHCQGGVCSTTSGVKVVGWFSDSGSAWVPLAKRYSRGNDFGIRYQGKEQDNWFLRYDPQTRSATGWTTWRGNRYPLSCQKR, encoded by the coding sequence ATGAAATCTCTACATCAGCTTTTCCAAAAACGCACGCTTGGTGTTGCTCTCTTACCGTTTACTGTTTTGCTGACTGTTGGAACGGCTCATGCCAGCCAAGTTGTTTCTGAATGGTACTTCGGTAAATGGAACTGTCGAATTGATGGACGACCTGCCCAAATGCAATGGAAAGTAGTAGATGCTCCAAACACACATTGCCAAGGCGGAGTCTGCTCCACGACTTCGGGAGTAAAAGTGGTCGGGTGGTTTAGCGACAGTGGGAGTGCTTGGGTTCCTTTAGCAAAGCGCTACAGTCGCGGCAATGATTTTGGCATTCGATATCAAGGGAAAGAGCAGGATAATTGGTTCCTTCGCTACGATCCGCAAACGCGATCGGCAACAGGTTGGACAACGTGGCGCGGGAATCGCTATCCCTTATCATGTCAGAAACGGTAG
- a CDS encoding saccharopine dehydrogenase family protein gives MSERSYDVILYGASGFVGKQTVQYFAKHAASQTVRWAIAGRNRQKLEAVRDQVGVNVDVLVADSRDQQAIDAIVAQTRVILTTAGPFALYGDAIVDACIRYKTHYVDITGETPWVRTLIDRYHSQAALDGTRIIPCCGFDSVPSDLGAYLIVRYLQQEFQLSCQQVKAYFQAAGGFNGGTLASAFNLYDSKGLAQMNRPFLLNPSANQSPTQIERSHDPQVPFFDADLKTWVAPFFMGVVNTRIVRRSAGLYEDWQESYGAEFSYQEYLKFNEPLSAFGLTAALGLMVGVLQQPQLRSLIKPILPQPGSGPSEQTMNDGWFSCELIGTASDGRKVQATIRDQGDPGNRATVKFVCESALCLALQADELPGGSARGGILTPATGLGEVLAERLRGAGMTVDVYLSSN, from the coding sequence ATGTCTGAACGGTCTTATGATGTCATTCTCTACGGTGCTAGCGGTTTCGTCGGCAAACAGACTGTGCAGTATTTTGCGAAACATGCCGCATCTCAGACCGTACGATGGGCGATCGCAGGACGAAATCGGCAAAAGTTAGAAGCAGTTCGGGATCAAGTCGGGGTGAATGTCGATGTACTGGTTGCTGATAGTCGGGATCAGCAGGCGATCGATGCGATCGTGGCTCAAACCAGAGTGATTCTCACCACAGCAGGCCCATTTGCACTTTATGGCGATGCAATAGTCGATGCCTGTATACGATACAAAACGCATTATGTAGACATCACAGGAGAAACGCCTTGGGTAAGAACGTTAATCGATCGCTATCATTCTCAAGCTGCCCTCGACGGAACTCGCATTATTCCCTGCTGTGGCTTTGATTCGGTTCCATCGGACTTAGGCGCTTACTTGATTGTTCGCTATCTGCAACAAGAATTCCAGCTCTCTTGTCAGCAAGTGAAGGCTTATTTTCAAGCGGCGGGCGGTTTTAATGGGGGCACTTTGGCATCGGCATTCAATCTCTACGATTCAAAAGGATTGGCGCAGATGAATCGCCCTTTTTTGCTGAATCCATCCGCAAATCAGTCTCCCACCCAAATTGAGCGCAGCCATGACCCGCAAGTGCCCTTCTTTGATGCTGACCTGAAAACTTGGGTAGCACCTTTCTTCATGGGTGTAGTCAACACTCGCATTGTGCGCCGCAGTGCTGGACTGTATGAAGACTGGCAGGAGTCATATGGTGCAGAGTTTAGCTATCAAGAGTATCTGAAGTTTAACGAGCCACTGTCTGCTTTTGGACTGACGGCAGCACTGGGATTGATGGTCGGAGTGCTCCAACAACCACAATTGCGATCGCTGATAAAACCCATCTTGCCGCAACCTGGTAGTGGTCCATCTGAGCAAACCATGAATGATGGCTGGTTCTCGTGTGAATTAATTGGAACTGCGAGCGACGGGCGAAAGGTACAAGCCACGATTCGAGATCAGGGCGATCCGGGCAATCGTGCAACGGTCAAATTCGTCTGCGAGTCTGCCTTGTGTCTAGCACTTCAAGCAGATGAACTCCCAGGAGGTTCAGCAAGAGGAGGAATTCTCACACCCGCAACTGGACTGGGCGAAGTTTTAGCAGAACGCTTACGAGGTGCGGGGATGACAGTGGACGTATACTTGTCATCCAATTGA